The following nucleotide sequence is from Halococcus agarilyticus.
CGCGTGCGGATCGTCGACGGCGATGGTGAGGGTAGCGTCGTCGACGTCGGGATACGGAACGGCTTCGAGCGCCCCCGGGACGTCGACGATCCGGACCATCTTACCGGCGGCCACCTCGACCTCGATCGCGTCCCGGTCGGTGACCACGTCGAGGAGTCGGTCGTGGTCGTGGCCGTACAGTTCGACCGTGCTCACCTGGGAGTCGTGGTCGTGGCAGAAGCGCAGCAGGTTCAGATACGCCTCGTGGTCGGTGGACGCCATCTCGTCGACCACGAGGCACCGACCGTCGTCGTCCTCCCGGACGCGATACAGCAGGTAGCCCCGTGGCTCGCCATCGCGGAGCCACGCGTAGCAAAAGCGCTCCGTGTCGTGAGCCTGAAAGACGCGATCGCGCCACCAGTCGGCGCTCCGGCGGGTCGCGAGGTTCACACCGTGGAGCCATCCCTCGAAGACCGGCTCCAGCGTGGCGTACTCCTCGGGCTCGATACGGCGGAACTCGCCGGCCGCGGCGGATCGCACCGTCGACAGCGCCGCGGGATCGACGGTCGCCGTCTGATACCGACAGCCGGTCGCCCAGCCGTAGCGCGCGTAGAAATCGTGCTCGAACGGCCGGAGCGCGGCGATCGGCCACCCCCGTTCGCGGTACTCCCGAAGGGAGGCTTCGAGGAGTTCCCCGACGAACCCCTGGTGTCGGCGTTCCGGTGGGGAGGCCACCCCCGAGAGGCCGGCCACCGGCAGCCACTCGCCGCGCAGCCGGGCGGTGAACTCGATGTGGGTGCCACAGGCAACGAGATCGTTGTCGTCGAATACGCCCCGATCCTCGCCGAACGCCCACCGTCGCCGACGGCGTTCGTCGATCGGCTCGTCCGGATCGTACGGCCCCGATCCGGCGTCGAAGGCGTAGCCCGTGATCGCGTGGTGGCGGTCCTCGTACTCCTCCTGGATGGGACGGTACTCGGTCATACCGATCCGGGGGTACCGTGCGTCAAATACTTTCAGGCCATCCGGTAGATCGCCGTCATCGATCTCAGTCGTTCGCCGGGGCCGCACCCGTCTCCGCGTCCGTGTCCGCCGTCGCTCCCGCTCCGCCCGCATCGAGTGCCTCCGCGAGGAGTTCGGCAAGCCCGACGATCTCGATCTCGTCCTCGAAGCTCCCGGTCTTGCGGCCGTCCTCGTACATCGTCATGCACATCGGGCACGCGACCACGAACTTCTCGACCGCCCTTCCCGCGTCGGTGTCTTCCAGCGCCTCGCGGAGTCGTTCCTCGCTCGGCTTTGGCTCCTCGTCGAAGTCCATCCAGAGCCCGCCGCCACCGCCACCACAGCAGAAACTGTTCGCGCGATTTCTGGGCATCTCGTTCAGGTCACAACCAGTCCGGCGGACGAGATCTCGGGGAGCCTCGTACTCGTCGTTCATCCGGCCGAGGTGACAGGGATCGTGGTACGTCACGGTGTGATCGAGCTCGGTCCCCGCGAGGTCGAGCGCGCCACTATCCGCGAGTTCCTGAACGACCTGCGTGTAGTGGTGCACGTCGATCTCGCCATCGGCGTTCCACTCTACGCCGTCGAGTTCGGGGTACTCGTTCGCAAACGTGTTGTAGCTGTGGGGGTCGGTGCAGACCAGCGTGTCGAACTCACAGCTCTCGAACGCGTCGACGTTGTCCTCGGCGAGCATCTCGTAGAGGCCCTCTTCACCGACTCGGCGAACGTCGTTGCCGTCGTTCTGCTCGTCCTCGTAGAGGATGCCGTAGTCGACGCCCGCGTGCTCGAAGATGGTGGCGAGCGACCGGGCGACTCGCCGGTTTCGCTCGTCGTAGGAGGGGTAGTCGCCGACGTACCAGAGGTACTCGACGGGTTCGTCGCGCGCGTCGGGCACCGCGAAGTCGAGCTCCTCGGTCCACTCGGGGCGCTTGCGCTCGGGATCGCCGAAGGAGTTGCCCTGGCCGAAGATGTCCATCATGGTCTCCTGGACGTTCTCGTCCATCTCGCCCGACTCGGTGAGCCGGCGGTTCATCTCGGTGAACTGCGGGACGTGCTCGATGTCGACGGGGCAGGCGTCCATGCAGGCCATGCAGGACATACACGACTCCATCGTGCGCGAATCGATGACGCTCGTGCCGCCGTCCGCGACGATCTCCTTCGTCTCGCCGCCCGCGTTCACCGACTCGCGATACCCCTTGAGATCGAGGATCACGTCGCGGGGGTCGAGCGGGCGGCCCGACGCCTTCGCGGGACAGACCGACGAACACCGGCCGCACTTGGTGCAGGCGTCCTGATCGAGGATCTGTCGCCACGACATGTCCTCGACCTCCGTGAACCCGATCTCGTCGGGGTCGGCGTCGGCGGGGACGCCCGGCAGCCGAACCCCTGCCTTCTCGTCGCGGGTGACGACGTTCGCGAACGAGGAGAGCATGTGGAACGGCTTGGCGTAGGGCACCCACGCGACGAACCCGAGCGCGAGCAGCGAGTGCGACCACCACGCCGCCGGGTAGATCGTCGTCGCGAGCCCTTCGGAGATGCCCGCGCCCTGGAGGACGAGCGCGACGAACCAGCCGACGAAGCTCACCGTCTCGAACTCGGGAAAGCCGGTCGCGAGGATCCGGACGCCCTCGACGAGATACCCTCCGAGGGCGAGGAGAAACAGCGTCCAGACGAACAGCCCGTCTTCGAGGCTGGTGTGTTCGCCCCAGAGCCGCTCGTTCCGGACGACGTATCGTCGGTAGATCGCCATCCCGAGACCGACGACGAACAGAAAGCCCATCGCGTCCATCACCAGCGAGTACGAGAGGTAGAAATCGCCGACGAAGAACGACTGTGTCTCGCCCAGCAGTCCCGTAATGAGACGATAGCCGTCCATGTCGATGCCCAGAATGGTGGTGCCGATCAGCAGCGTGAGGAAGCCCCACATGATGAACGCGTGCATCAGCCCGCCGTAGAGGTCGCGGTTGAACTGGTTCTCGTTGGTGGCGACGGTTTTGGCGGCGCTCACGATCCGGTTCGGGAGGTCGTCGAGCCTGGCGAAGGCGTCCTCCGTTCCCCGAGTGTAGCGGGCGAACCGCTCGTAGACCCCGTACAGGAACACCGCGACCGCGAGCGCCGCGAGGAAATAAAAGAGCGCCTTCCCGACGGGACCCACCAACCAGAACGTCTCTCGGGTGACGGTCTCTCCCGTCTGGAGCACGAGTGTCATCGATTATCGTCGTAGAGCCGACCGGCGGGGTTAAATCTTGTCCACCCGGCACGATCGGGCCGCAGTCGGTCGGGAATCAACAATGAATTTATCGTTTCCGGGCGGTAGCGTCACTGGCCTTCCGCTTGCCACTCATACCGATCCGGCAGTACGCCCACCACAGACAGTATCCCGTACAGAACCAGAAGAGCGCCAATAACTATCGCCAGAAGTGGCACTACAGGTGTTCCTGTTGGAGACACGCCGGTGAACAGCGCAAACGGATTATCGTTTGTCCAGAAGCCGATAGCGATTATCAGGAGACCGAAGCCCCCAGTGAAGAGGCCCCCTTCTGTCGCAGCGTCCATGTGCCGGTGCTCGGGTGGACCTTAGTTATCTGTTATCGTTTCCGCATCGATGTTTGAGAGTCGATTAGCGAGTGCTCATCGACCGCTCCGCTGTGATCGTCCCGGTCAGAGCGGATTTCCGACGAGTGCCCAGCCGACGAGCACCGCGGCGAAACCGAGCGCCGGCAGGTCGCGGCGGGCGAATCGGAGGTGTGGCAGGGTCGGGTTCCACGCGAAACACCGGGCACGGAGCGCCACGCCCAGCCGGTCGGCCCGCCCGAACGCCCGCCGGATTCCCGCGTTCGCGACGATTCCCATTCGATCGGTGAGCCCGCGTTCGCTCCCGAGGCGTGCGCGCATCGCCGCGCGCGTCCGCGAGAGGTCGGCCACCAGGACGGGAAGGAACCGGAAGACGAGCGCCACGCCGACGCCGAGGAAGCGACCCGGACGGCCGGGCACGAGCGACTGGACCGCCGTCCGGGAGTCACGCACGCGCGTCGTCCGGACGTAAGCGACGCTCACGGCGAGGACGAGCAGGACGCGATAGCTCGCAAGCGCCGGCGCGACAGCTTGCGAGAGGGCGATCCACGGCGGTCCGAGGGTGAGGGCGGCGATCGCCGGCCCGGCGATCAGGAGGGGGAGCGCATAGCGCGCCTCGGCGAGGGCGGCGACCGGTGACACCGCCGAGGCCGCGAGAACGACGCCGGCGAGCGCGGTCAGCACCGCGAGGCCGCGCGGCGTGGTGTGAGCGAACGCCGCAAGCGCGAATCCCACCTGCACTGCGATTTTCGCCCGCGGATCGAGTCGGTGGGCGAGCGAGTCGCCAGGCTCGTAGGTCAGCACGGCGCGCGAACGCCGAGCCCCGGAAGCCGATCGATCGCGCCGTCGGGCGGTGCGTCGAGCGCGACCCGCCCCTCGTTCATCACGATCACCCGATCGGCGGGAGCGACGAGATCGCGAAGGTCGTGGGTGACGACCACGATCCCCGTTCCATCCATGTGAAGCGCACGCATCCTGTCCAGCACCGACTGTCGCGCCGGCTCGTCGAGGCCCGCGAACGGCTCGTCGAGCACGAGGTGATTGGGTTCCATCGCGAGCGCACCCGCGATCGCGACTCGCGCCCGCTCGCCGCCGGACAACCTGTCGATGCGCTCGTCCTCGCGGCCATCCAGCTGTACTGCCGCGAGCGCGTCGGCCACCCGATGGTCGATTTCATCCCTGTCGAGCCCGAGGTTCTCGGGCCCGAACGCGACGTCCGCGCCCACGGTCGCGGCCACGAACCCGTCGCGCGGATCCTGAAACGTCATCGCGACCGCGGTTCGCGCGGCCACCACGCTCTCCGCGACCGCCTGGCCGTTCACCGACACGCTACCCGCATCGGGTTCGAGCAGGCCGTTGAACTGCCGGACGAGCGTCGTCTTCCCCGAGCCGTTCGGCCCCGCGAGCACGACGAACGACCCGTCATGGATGGTGAGCGAGACACCGTCGATCGCCGGCCCGTCGGCTCCGTCGTAGCGATGGACGAGATCGCGGGTCTCGATCATCGAGCGGCGGCGATCGCGTCGCTCCGAACGATCCCCACGCCGGCCACGATCTTCAGCACCTCGGCCGGAATGAACGCGGCCGCACCCCCGAGGAACGCCTCGACAGGGCCGAGATTTTGGACGGCCATCAGTCCGACCACCCCGAACGCGTAGATTACAACCACGCCGAGGGCCATCGCGCCGACGAGGCGGAGCAGCGAGATCGACGTGGGATCCACGAGCGAGGTGCCGCCGTGGACGACGACGCCGATCGCGGCGGCCGCGAACGGGTACGACCAGAGGTAGCCCGCGGTCGGCCCCACGAGGACGCCGAGTCCCGCCGACCCACCGGCGAACACCGGTGCGCCGAGTGCGCCCGCGAGGAGATAGAGCCCACAGGCCGCTCCGCCCCAGACCGGGCCGAGCAGGATGCCCGCGAGGAACACGCCGAGCACCTGGAGCGTGACCGGGGCGGGCGAGACGGGGTTCGGGAAGCTGACGTAGGCGAACGCGCCGATCAGGGCGGCGAACAGCGCCGCGCGCGCGAGGTTGCTCGCGGTCGCGTCACCAACGAGCTCCACGTCGCGAGTGGCGCTCACGATGCCCCCGTTCGACGGTCGCAGCGTGGTTCGGTCATCGGTACAGTCACCCGACCGTCGACTCTCTTAGCCTCGTCGGTTGACGAACCTCCTGTATCGCCGGCAGACTTTTATGGATCGGTGTCAGACGCTTCGTTCGCGCGACGATGGACGAGAAAACTGCAGAGCTCCGTGACATCTTCGTCGACGTCACCGACGAGTCGACGGTCACCGAGCGCCAGGAGGACACCCCCGGCTCGCTCACGCGCGACGAGCCGGCGGCCGAGCGCGTCGAAGCGGTCGTGGCCTCGATGCGCGAACGCTACGACTTCGATACCGACCTTCCGGACGCGGCGCTCGCCGATCTGGTCGAGGGGTTCTACGACGGCGCGAGCGACGCCGCCCTCGCGGAGCGCGCGGCAGGTGCGGTTGACGAGACCGGCGCTGAGGACGAAGACGGGGGTTCCGACGACACTTCGGCTGCCGACGTGACCGACCTCTCGCGCCGCGACGTCTTCCGCGCGCGGATGGATCTCCACCTCGTCCGGGAGGCCGACACCGACGCCCCGTTCGCCCTCGGCGACCTCCGGGATCGACTCGCGAACGACGAGTCGATCGCCGGGATCGCCGACGAGTTCGACGTCGCGGAGTCGACGGTGCGGCGCTACCGGCGGGTGCTCGACACCCAGACCGAGCGCCGGCGCGTCGGCGATCGCTTCCGCGAGGAGTTCGACGAGATCCTCTCGGACGCCGATCTCGCCTCGCTCACCGAGGACGTCACTCGCGACGGTCTTGACGACGCCACCGACGGGATGGAAAACGACCTCTCCTTTTGATCCTGTCCCCGCTGCCGGCTGTCCTAGGCTTCGACCCGAGCGCCGCACGCGAACGGGTTATCCGTCCGTGGCTCGTCGTTTCTGGCGAATGCAGGTCGCGCTCCTCACCGTCGGCGACGAGCTCCTCGCGGGCGACACCCAGAACACCAACGCGACGTGGCTCGCGGGTCAGCTCACCGATCGCGGCGCGACGATCGCACGGATCCTCGTGGTGCCCGACGACCGCGACCTGATCGCCCGGAAGGTGCGCGAGTTCGCCGGGAGTTTCGACGCCGTGATCGTGACGGGTGGGCTCGGTGGCACGCCCGACGACGTCACGAT
It contains:
- a CDS encoding GNAT family N-acetyltransferase: MTEYRPIQEEYEDRHHAITGYAFDAGSGPYDPDEPIDERRRRRWAFGEDRGVFDDNDLVACGTHIEFTARLRGEWLPVAGLSGVASPPERRHQGFVGELLEASLREYRERGWPIAALRPFEHDFYARYGWATGCRYQTATVDPAALSTVRSAAAGEFRRIEPEEYATLEPVFEGWLHGVNLATRRSADWWRDRVFQAHDTERFCYAWLRDGEPRGYLLYRVREDDDGRCLVVDEMASTDHEAYLNLLRFCHDHDSQVSTVELYGHDHDRLLDVVTDRDAIEVEVAAGKMVRIVDVPGALEAVPYPDVDDATLTIAVDDPHAPWNDATFAIEVAEGEASVATTDDEPAATVDIGTLSQLLVGYCSAERARRIGGLDVRSTAATDALAELFPEKEVFLPERF
- a CDS encoding heterodisulfide reductase-related iron-sulfur binding cluster, producing MTLVLQTGETVTRETFWLVGPVGKALFYFLAALAVAVFLYGVYERFARYTRGTEDAFARLDDLPNRIVSAAKTVATNENQFNRDLYGGLMHAFIMWGFLTLLIGTTILGIDMDGYRLITGLLGETQSFFVGDFYLSYSLVMDAMGFLFVVGLGMAIYRRYVVRNERLWGEHTSLEDGLFVWTLFLLALGGYLVEGVRILATGFPEFETVSFVGWFVALVLQGAGISEGLATTIYPAAWWSHSLLALGFVAWVPYAKPFHMLSSFANVVTRDEKAGVRLPGVPADADPDEIGFTEVEDMSWRQILDQDACTKCGRCSSVCPAKASGRPLDPRDVILDLKGYRESVNAGGETKEIVADGGTSVIDSRTMESCMSCMACMDACPVDIEHVPQFTEMNRRLTESGEMDENVQETMMDIFGQGNSFGDPERKRPEWTEELDFAVPDARDEPVEYLWYVGDYPSYDERNRRVARSLATIFEHAGVDYGILYEDEQNDGNDVRRVGEEGLYEMLAEDNVDAFESCEFDTLVCTDPHSYNTFANEYPELDGVEWNADGEIDVHHYTQVVQELADSGALDLAGTELDHTVTYHDPCHLGRMNDEYEAPRDLVRRTGCDLNEMPRNRANSFCCGGGGGGLWMDFDEEPKPSEERLREALEDTDAGRAVEKFVVACPMCMTMYEDGRKTGSFEDEIEIVGLAELLAEALDAGGAGATADTDAETGAAPAND
- a CDS encoding energy-coupling factor transporter transmembrane component T family protein; protein product: MLTYEPGDSLAHRLDPRAKIAVQVGFALAAFAHTTPRGLAVLTALAGVVLAASAVSPVAALAEARYALPLLIAGPAIAALTLGPPWIALSQAVAPALASYRVLLVLAVSVAYVRTTRVRDSRTAVQSLVPGRPGRFLGVGVALVFRFLPVLVADLSRTRAAMRARLGSERGLTDRMGIVANAGIRRAFGRADRLGVALRARCFAWNPTLPHLRFARRDLPALGFAAVLVGWALVGNPL
- a CDS encoding energy-coupling factor ABC transporter ATP-binding protein, producing the protein MIETRDLVHRYDGADGPAIDGVSLTIHDGSFVVLAGPNGSGKTTLVRQFNGLLEPDAGSVSVNGQAVAESVVAARTAVAMTFQDPRDGFVAATVGADVAFGPENLGLDRDEIDHRVADALAAVQLDGREDERIDRLSGGERARVAIAGALAMEPNHLVLDEPFAGLDEPARQSVLDRMRALHMDGTGIVVVTHDLRDLVAPADRVIVMNEGRVALDAPPDGAIDRLPGLGVRAPC
- a CDS encoding biotin transporter BioY; its protein translation is MVSATRDVELVGDATASNLARAALFAALIGAFAYVSFPNPVSPAPVTLQVLGVFLAGILLGPVWGGAACGLYLLAGALGAPVFAGGSAGLGVLVGPTAGYLWSYPFAAAAIGVVVHGGTSLVDPTSISLLRLVGAMALGVVVIYAFGVVGLMAVQNLGPVEAFLGGAAAFIPAEVLKIVAGVGIVRSDAIAAAR